Within Acidimicrobiales bacterium, the genomic segment CCTCCACCGGCACGTAGGCGTTCAGGAAGGCGTCGAGCAGCTTGTCGCGTTGGGCGTTCAGTCGCTTGATCCGTTTCTGCTGGCGGCTGGTGACGGTGCCCGCCTGCTGGGTTCGGGCTTCCAGAACCGCGTCGAACCTGTCCCGCAGCCGGGCCAGTTGCTCGTCGCTCAACCACTGGACCGATGCGTAGTGGGCCTCGATCTCGTTCTCGGTCGTCTCGACGGGGATGAACGGCAGATCGCACTCGGTGCGCTTCTGGTGGCGTCCGAGACAGAAGTAGTAGTCGTAGATGCCGCCCTTGCTGCCGGTGGCTCTGGTGAAGCAGAGCCGGCTGCCGCAGCGGCGGCAGTAGATGGTGGAGCGCAGGTAGTGCGGGTGGGTCCGTTGCTTCTCGCCGGAGCGGTGTGATTCGAGGATGGCCTGGTTCTTGGCGTAGGTCTCGACCGAGATCAGCGGCTCGTGGTTGCCGCGAGCCTGGATCTCGCCCCACGTGACGAGGCCGGTGTAATAGGCGTTGCGCAGCATGCGGCCGACGAAGCTGGTGGTGACCGGCTTGCCGCCCTGCCTCGCCAGTTGGCTACGGGGGAACCTCGCGAGATGCGCATGCGCAGTTGAGCAGTGACCTCTATCCACTCCGTCATCAACCTGAGCGTGGACCAATCCTGGCTGGCAGGCTGTCGGCCCGCAGCCTGCAGCGCCTCGTCCGTGAGCCGGAGCCAGTGGTCAGGCACCCGTCGAGTGGTAGACCTACGGTTCGATTTCAGCCCGCTCCTCAAGTGCAATCTGCTGACGTCGGAGTGCCTCATTGAGGTTATGCACGAGGCCGGGCTGACTCCGAAGCAGCTCCTCTTGGTATGCCTGCTCTACGGCCATCAAGGTGCCGACGAGATTGACCTCACGCTTGCACGCAACGTCCGCCAGCGCGGTTTCAATCTCCTCCTGGCTGGGCGGTAGCTCCGGGTCCCAGCGCGGGTCATCGTTCGCGTCCCAGAGAGTCCCGTAGGTGTAGCCGGAGCGCTCCATGCAGTCTCGCCACCGTCCCATCACGGCCTCGACTCGACTGTCCGCCATGGCCAGGTCGAAACTTTCAACTAGCGCAGCCTCGAGTTCACTGCGCGCCCGCTCCACAGCGTCAACGCCAGTCGCGGCACGTGCCTGATCAAGGCAGCCGCCCTCGCTGTAAAGAGCTAGCTCCTGTCGGTTAGATGTCACCGCACTTGCTTGAAAGTCAATGCGTGCTTGGACATCAGGCGGGTACGGCGCCGGGTGATACCCGTAGCGCTGAGCATGCTCGGGGTCGATCAGTCCGTACCGCTCGCCGTCGGGGTTCTCCTCCACAACGGCGGCGGGTGGCGATGGTGGTAGCGGAAAGCCGGCCGCCACCATACATTCAGCGGTCGTCTCATCCTGCGCCTGCTGTACGGCCAGATCCTGAATCGCCTGTTCGCGAAACGGGACATTGCCGCTAACTGGCAGAACGATATCTGCCTCAGTTGGGTCTTCAAGTACTGCTCCGAGCTGCGGTTCCTCGCGCGGCGAGTCTGCAGTGGCCCTGTCGCCAGAAGAGCCGGGACGCTGCAGCCAAGTCACAATGCCCACTGCCACAATGGCCACGACAACGATGCCGACCAGATATCTACGCAAGGAACGTCCCAGTTCTTAGAAGCAGAACGAGTGGCTACTCGCCTTGTTATCGCCCACATCATTATTTCCGAGATTGCCATCCTCGCTGTTAATCTCGAACCGCGACTTCGGGCCTCGGTGGGAAGCGTACCGCCACAGCCGCACGTAACATGACTGGCCACGATTCCTCATCGAGCTCGGGCTGTTATCGACGCTGGCGCTAGTCTGCTGACCATCCACCCACCAGTAGTTGTCGCTGTAGTGGTAATCAGTACTGGCCCGCTGCCAGATGTCTTTGCGCTGGCCGCGATTCCAGTCGGTATACCGAAACAGACAAACTTCGTAGATCGAGCAGGTCGCCTGGTTGGCATCCTCGGTCTGACCGACCGTGCCTTCGGCACCCTCGCCAGGCTCCGAGGTGTCAGGACCTACGGTGTCGTTATCGACGTAAACAGTTGCACGAGGTGCCAGAGTCTCATCATACGTGCTGCCCTGAATCCGAGCATCAAACGTGTGATTGCCATCGTCGAGGAGAGTCGTGTCGATTGTGGTGGAGTAGGGAGCGCTGCTATCCGTAGCTACGATTCCTTCATCCACTAGGAACTC encodes:
- a CDS encoding recombinase zinc beta ribbon domain-containing protein, translated to MLRNAYYTGLVTWGEIQARGNHEPLISVETYAKNQAILESHRSGEKQRTHPHYLRSTIYCRRCGSRLCFTRATGSKGGIYDYYFCLGRHQKRTECDLPFIPVETTENEIEAHYASVQWLSDEQLARLRDRFDAVLEARTQQAGTVTSRQQKRIKRLNAQRDKLLDAFLNAYVPVEVLKRALRISAGSDAGE